One genomic segment of Natrononativus amylolyticus includes these proteins:
- a CDS encoding dihydrolipoyl dehydrogenase family protein, protein MLHVAIVGAYGSAGVAVADELLERAGDDVRLTLIDDGEPGGGLCILRGCMPSKDVLSAAEHRYQARHDDRLAGEVPALDLETVIERKNEHVSAFADHRRSHVHGLDDRENVEFLHETARFVDDRTLAVGDRTIEPDYVVIATGSTVNVPDLPGIGEVEFATSADVLEATELPESGIVMGFGYIGMELAPYLSEAGTELTVIEHDDHPLEEMEPEYGETILELYREQFGLEILTNTDEKRVEPTADGGVRMVVERAGETEVLEADQLFCFTGRRPAVDRLGLEETSLEVGDGWVDSTLQAAADERVFVVGDANGREPILHVAKEQGFAAGENIVRHHRGEDLEPYTNIPHHVIFSGLGVYPFARIGHTPETAAETEMDAIVVTRKASSDGVFKTKNHPEGRATLIVNAADGTVIGYQALHYHADVMAKTMQVIIATGLDVREVPNRAYHPTTPEILDGLIRDACAELGDEQQCVGDTGSRDLAL, encoded by the coding sequence ATGCTTCACGTCGCAATCGTCGGCGCCTACGGCAGCGCGGGGGTCGCCGTTGCAGACGAACTGCTCGAGCGAGCCGGCGACGACGTTCGACTCACGCTGATCGACGACGGCGAACCCGGCGGCGGCCTCTGTATTCTCCGGGGCTGTATGCCCTCGAAGGACGTTCTCTCGGCGGCCGAACACCGCTACCAGGCGCGCCACGACGACCGGCTCGCGGGCGAGGTGCCGGCGCTCGACCTCGAGACCGTCATCGAGCGGAAGAACGAGCACGTCTCGGCCTTCGCCGACCACCGCCGGAGCCACGTCCACGGCCTCGACGACCGCGAGAACGTCGAGTTTCTCCACGAAACTGCCCGCTTCGTCGACGACCGCACCCTCGCCGTCGGCGACCGGACGATCGAACCCGACTACGTCGTGATCGCGACGGGGTCAACGGTGAACGTCCCCGACCTGCCGGGGATCGGCGAGGTCGAGTTCGCGACCAGTGCGGACGTCCTCGAGGCGACCGAGTTGCCGGAGTCGGGGATCGTGATGGGCTTTGGCTACATCGGCATGGAACTCGCACCCTACCTGAGCGAGGCCGGAACGGAGCTCACGGTGATCGAACACGACGACCATCCACTCGAGGAGATGGAACCCGAGTACGGCGAGACGATTCTCGAGCTCTACCGGGAGCAGTTCGGCCTCGAGATCCTGACAAACACCGACGAGAAGCGCGTCGAACCGACCGCCGACGGCGGCGTCCGGATGGTCGTCGAGCGGGCGGGCGAGACGGAAGTCCTCGAGGCCGATCAGCTCTTTTGCTTCACGGGCCGGCGACCCGCGGTCGACCGACTGGGCCTCGAGGAGACGAGCCTCGAGGTCGGGGACGGCTGGGTCGACTCCACCCTGCAGGCGGCCGCCGACGAGCGGGTGTTCGTCGTCGGCGACGCCAACGGCCGCGAGCCGATCCTCCACGTCGCGAAAGAACAGGGGTTCGCCGCGGGCGAGAACATCGTGCGCCACCACCGCGGGGAGGACCTCGAGCCTTACACCAACATCCCCCACCACGTCATCTTCTCGGGCCTCGGGGTGTATCCGTTCGCGCGGATCGGCCACACGCCGGAGACGGCCGCAGAGACGGAGATGGACGCGATCGTCGTCACCCGCAAGGCGTCCTCCGACGGGGTGTTTAAGACGAAAAACCACCCGGAGGGGCGGGCGACGCTGATCGTCAACGCGGCCGACGGCACCGTGATCGGCTACCAGGCGCTGCACTACCACGCCGACGTGATGGCCAAAACGATGCAGGTGATCATCGCGACCGGCCTCGACGTCCGCGAGGTGCCGAATCGGGCGTACCACCCGACGACGCCCGAGATTCTCGACGGGTTGATCCGGGACGCCTGCGCCGAACTGGGCGACGAGCAGCAGTGCGTCGGCGACACCGGTTCCCGCGATCTGGCGCTGTAG
- a CDS encoding ABC transporter permease, translated as MGMLRYTLRRLVQMIPVLFGVVTLTFVMMHALPGDPVRIYLGLEPSQEMADDLIEHYGFDRPWYEQYFDYLLRLVQGDLGYSFTYRQSVSNLMLERMGPTAVIMTLSYLIALPTAIGLGVYGAARHNRAGDHVSRILGLAGISTPNFWLALMLIYLVAYELQVLPASGYVSPLEDPIESAKLLVMPVVTLATAQTALLMRMTRSSMIEELRAEYVETARAYGIPERRVLYRHSFRNALLPLITIIGLQISFLLSGSVIVEEIFAIPGMGRLFFDSLVQHDYSVAIGVTLFFSTLFLIGVLLTDLAYAYIDPRIKYD; from the coding sequence ATGGGAATGCTTCGTTACACGCTCCGACGGCTCGTCCAGATGATTCCGGTGCTGTTCGGCGTCGTGACCCTCACCTTCGTCATGATGCACGCCCTGCCGGGCGACCCGGTCCGGATCTACCTCGGGCTCGAGCCGAGTCAGGAGATGGCAGACGACCTCATCGAACACTACGGATTCGACCGACCGTGGTACGAACAGTACTTCGACTACCTTCTGCGGCTCGTCCAGGGCGACCTCGGCTACTCGTTTACGTACCGACAGTCGGTTAGCAACCTGATGCTCGAGCGGATGGGGCCGACGGCGGTCATCATGACCCTGTCGTACCTCATCGCGCTGCCGACCGCGATCGGGCTGGGCGTCTACGGCGCCGCCCGACACAACCGCGCCGGTGACCACGTCTCGCGCATCCTCGGTCTCGCCGGCATCTCGACGCCGAACTTCTGGCTGGCGCTGATGCTGATCTACCTGGTCGCCTACGAACTCCAGGTGCTCCCGGCGTCCGGCTACGTTTCGCCGCTCGAGGACCCGATCGAGTCGGCGAAGCTGCTCGTCATGCCGGTCGTCACGCTCGCGACGGCACAGACGGCGCTGCTGATGCGAATGACCCGCTCGAGTATGATCGAGGAACTCCGCGCCGAGTACGTCGAGACGGCCCGTGCCTACGGAATCCCCGAGCGACGGGTGCTCTACAGGCACTCGTTCCGGAACGCGCTGTTGCCGCTGATCACCATCATCGGTCTGCAGATCTCGTTCCTGCTCAGCGGGAGCGTCATCGTCGAGGAGATCTTCGCCATCCCGGGAATGGGGCGGCTGTTCTTCGACTCGCTCGTCCAGCACGACTACTCCGTCGCGATCGGCGTCACGCTGTTCTTCTCGACGCTGTTCCTGATCGGCGTGTTGCTGACCGACCTCGCGTACGCGTACATCGACCCACGGATCAAGTATGATTGA
- a CDS encoding M42 family metallopeptidase encodes MTLERAELDRLVAARGPPGDEHAVAAVFEELIDPHVDEIRWDALGNVIATSHGNDPEAEEVMLAAHTDELALLVDGITDDGLLSYSMLGGHYRGYLLGQRVLVGPDEVPGVIAAKPRHFMSDDEKGDLPETTHIDIGASGPEEVAAANVEAGDHATWDRGLVDLVGGRLAGRALDDRIALAILLAVARETDTDRTVHYAATVQEEVGLRGARAAVHDVDPDIAVALEIFPTDDYPVDGERSSSVSLGGGPVVEFADGTSEYLFGGVLVDRQSLEWLQRAGDTAGVALQHDVMIGGTTDATEFQRAGGARHAGAIAVPCRYTHSPVETIEMADAEATVDVLAAALESPFPDRTDVRGRRER; translated from the coding sequence ATGACACTCGAGCGCGCGGAACTCGACCGACTCGTCGCCGCCCGCGGCCCGCCGGGGGACGAACACGCCGTCGCAGCGGTCTTCGAGGAACTGATCGACCCTCACGTCGACGAGATCCGCTGGGACGCACTGGGCAACGTGATCGCGACGAGCCACGGCAACGACCCGGAGGCTGAAGAAGTCATGCTCGCCGCCCACACCGACGAACTCGCCTTGCTCGTCGACGGGATCACCGACGACGGCCTCCTCTCGTACTCCATGCTCGGCGGCCACTACCGGGGTTACCTGCTCGGCCAGCGCGTACTCGTGGGACCGGACGAGGTGCCGGGCGTTATCGCCGCGAAGCCGCGTCACTTCATGTCCGACGACGAGAAGGGCGATCTGCCGGAGACGACCCACATCGACATCGGAGCCAGCGGCCCCGAGGAGGTGGCTGCGGCCAACGTCGAGGCGGGAGATCACGCCACGTGGGACCGCGGCCTCGTCGACCTCGTCGGCGGCCGCCTCGCCGGCCGGGCGCTCGACGACCGGATCGCGCTGGCGATCCTCCTCGCCGTCGCCCGCGAGACTGACACCGACAGAACCGTCCACTACGCCGCCACCGTCCAGGAGGAAGTCGGCCTGCGCGGGGCGCGGGCGGCCGTCCACGACGTCGACCCCGACATCGCGGTCGCCCTCGAGATCTTCCCCACCGACGACTACCCCGTCGACGGCGAGCGCTCGAGTTCCGTCTCCCTCGGCGGCGGCCCGGTCGTCGAGTTCGCCGACGGCACCTCGGAGTACCTCTTCGGCGGCGTGTTGGTCGACCGCCAGAGCCTCGAGTGGCTCCAACGGGCGGGCGACACCGCGGGTGTGGCCCTCCAGCACGACGTGATGATCGGCGGCACCACCGACGCGACGGAGTTTCAACGGGCGGGCGGCGCGCGCCACGCCGGGGCGATCGCGGTTCCCTGCCGGTACACCCACTCGCCCGTCGAGACCATCGAAATGGCCGACGCCGAGGCGACCGTCGACGTCCTCGCGGCGGCCCTCGAGTCGCCGTTCCCCGACCGAACCGACGTGCGGGGACGTCGCGAGCGGTAG
- a CDS encoding N-acyl-D-amino-acid deacylase family protein — protein MSTADIAFRNARLIDGTGAPWTRGELAVAEGRIAEIGHDVGDAAVEIDLEGHVLAPGFIDIHTHSDFTLPANREAHSKVRQGVTTEIVGNCGTSAAPTYGECAESVAEGFAYRGVGDVVDTDEWVTMADYLDYLEEGVSLNVGSLVGHENAREAVIGYEDREPTEEELEEMKEIVDEALADGAVGLSTGLIYTPGAFADTDEIVELASVVADHGKLYCTHMRSEGDELFEGLEEAIEIGRRAGVPVQVSHHKAVGRDNWGKVEYTLRRMELAREREGVDVQCEQYPYVASSTSLSARVPTWARDGGTEALLERLQDPDTRERIGRELAENTDSWDDILVTNVRTEGLEHLQGSTIAELAAREGESRSPEELTMDVLIEDRCRTKHIHFCLSENDVETVMQHPLTMIGSDGNSMRNEGPLGEGVPHPRSYGTFPRVLGHYVREEGVLGLEEAIFKMTGQPAARLGLSDRGLLKEGAFADLTVFDPETVAQGGTFVEPDVYAEGIDHVLVNGEFVVRDGEHTGARPGVAIR, from the coding sequence ATGTCAACTGCTGACATTGCGTTTCGAAACGCGCGGCTGATCGACGGGACGGGCGCGCCGTGGACCCGCGGTGAGCTCGCGGTCGCGGAGGGCCGGATCGCCGAGATCGGTCACGACGTCGGCGACGCCGCGGTCGAGATCGACCTCGAGGGCCACGTCCTCGCGCCGGGCTTTATCGACATCCACACCCACTCCGACTTCACGCTGCCCGCGAACCGGGAGGCCCACAGCAAGGTCCGCCAGGGGGTGACCACGGAGATCGTCGGCAACTGCGGAACGAGCGCCGCGCCCACCTACGGCGAGTGCGCCGAGTCCGTCGCCGAAGGGTTCGCCTACCGAGGGGTCGGCGACGTCGTCGACACCGACGAGTGGGTGACGATGGCCGACTACCTCGACTACCTCGAGGAGGGCGTCTCGCTCAACGTCGGCTCGCTGGTCGGCCACGAGAACGCCCGCGAGGCGGTGATCGGCTACGAGGACCGCGAACCCACCGAGGAGGAACTCGAGGAGATGAAGGAAATCGTCGACGAGGCGCTGGCCGACGGCGCCGTGGGGCTCTCGACGGGGCTCATCTACACCCCCGGCGCGTTCGCCGACACTGACGAGATCGTCGAACTCGCCTCCGTGGTCGCCGACCACGGGAAACTGTACTGCACCCACATGCGAAGCGAGGGCGACGAGCTGTTCGAGGGGCTCGAGGAGGCCATCGAGATCGGACGACGGGCGGGGGTTCCGGTCCAGGTCTCCCACCACAAGGCCGTCGGTCGGGACAACTGGGGGAAAGTCGAGTACACCCTCCGGCGGATGGAACTCGCCCGCGAGCGCGAGGGCGTCGACGTCCAGTGCGAGCAGTACCCCTACGTCGCCTCCTCGACGAGTCTCAGCGCCCGCGTGCCCACGTGGGCCCGCGACGGCGGCACGGAGGCGCTGCTCGAGCGGCTGCAGGACCCCGACACCCGCGAGCGGATCGGGCGCGAACTCGCCGAGAACACCGACTCCTGGGACGACATTCTCGTGACGAACGTCCGGACCGAGGGCCTCGAGCACCTCCAGGGGTCGACCATCGCCGAACTCGCCGCCCGCGAGGGCGAGTCCCGCAGTCCCGAAGAACTCACAATGGACGTCCTGATCGAAGATCGGTGCCGGACCAAGCACATCCACTTCTGTCTGAGCGAGAACGACGTCGAGACAGTTATGCAGCATCCGTTGACGATGATCGGCAGCGACGGCAACTCGATGCGAAACGAGGGGCCGCTCGGCGAGGGCGTGCCGCACCCGCGCAGCTACGGCACCTTCCCGCGGGTGCTGGGCCACTACGTCCGCGAGGAGGGGGTTCTGGGGCTCGAGGAGGCGATCTTCAAGATGACCGGTCAGCCCGCCGCCCGGCTGGGGCTCTCCGATCGCGGCCTGCTGAAGGAGGGGGCGTTCGCGGACCTCACCGTCTTCGATCCCGAAACCGTCGCTCAGGGCGGCACGTTCGTCGAGCCGGACGTCTACGCCGAGGGGATCGACCACGTGCTCGTCAACGGCGAGTTCGTCGTCCGCGACGGCGAGCACACCGGGGCGCGGCCGGGCGTCGCGATCCGGTAG
- a CDS encoding ABC transporter substrate-binding protein — MNKNHDRSDLNRRRFVKSMAAVGGVGLFAGCTGDDEPPVGGDDDGGNGANGGGEGGTAIIAQGGEIETLDPRMNSLAWYSTAAHYMFDSLLMMEPDGEGTVPHLLEDHLEEEDEVTYVGQLEEGVMFHNGEEMTAEDVAYTYNWVLDPDNASPRASFIDFIDEVEATGDYEITLHLEYPFALLENILAGMYAPVVPMDAAEEMGQEEFEQAPIGTGPFQYADHGSASHLTMERFDDYFLGTPRLDGVEYEIIPEEEVAFVELATGGVHQTSVPEVLIDEAEENEEVNHKIFSAFNYRGFILNCLEEPFDDVEVREALHYLVDYDELMLGAVDQLGSRSWGYMPQGVVDVWDFPYEEWEAEYYPDQDRDQAADMLEGAGVDLDSLDVDILALSGENWMGMSVVLQNEFEQIGVDASIREVGTGEWLDALDEGTFDICTYGFGVGDDPDGMFYNFFRDLENDDGGMDEGTLGNSSAGYVHEAYRGTDTEDELQRLDQHIRDGRSTLDQDERYEHYVEAADIVHSNYVGIPVYAGENVTGWRTELQDYEPTEFGDQELFNHWQEAWLDE; from the coding sequence ATGAACAAAAACCACGATCGATCGGATCTGAACCGGCGACGGTTTGTCAAGTCGATGGCGGCCGTTGGGGGAGTAGGACTGTTCGCGGGTTGTACCGGCGACGACGAACCACCCGTCGGCGGCGACGACGATGGCGGGAACGGCGCGAACGGCGGCGGTGAGGGCGGGACAGCGATCATCGCTCAGGGGGGCGAGATCGAAACGCTCGACCCGCGGATGAACTCGCTGGCGTGGTACAGCACCGCGGCGCACTACATGTTCGACTCGCTGCTCATGATGGAGCCGGACGGCGAGGGAACCGTCCCTCACCTCCTCGAGGATCACCTGGAGGAAGAAGACGAGGTGACCTACGTCGGACAGCTCGAGGAGGGCGTCATGTTCCACAACGGCGAGGAGATGACCGCCGAGGACGTGGCGTACACGTACAACTGGGTGCTCGACCCCGACAACGCCTCGCCTCGAGCGTCGTTCATCGACTTCATCGACGAGGTCGAGGCGACCGGCGACTACGAGATCACGCTTCACCTCGAGTACCCGTTCGCGCTGCTCGAGAACATTCTGGCGGGAATGTACGCGCCCGTCGTCCCGATGGACGCCGCCGAGGAGATGGGACAGGAGGAGTTCGAGCAGGCGCCGATCGGCACGGGGCCGTTCCAGTACGCCGATCACGGATCGGCGTCGCACCTCACGATGGAGCGCTTCGACGACTACTTCCTCGGCACGCCGCGTCTCGACGGCGTCGAGTACGAAATCATCCCCGAAGAGGAGGTCGCGTTCGTCGAACTCGCGACCGGCGGCGTTCACCAGACCTCGGTTCCGGAAGTCCTCATCGACGAGGCGGAGGAGAACGAGGAGGTCAATCACAAGATCTTCTCGGCGTTCAACTACCGGGGGTTCATCCTCAACTGCCTCGAGGAGCCGTTCGACGACGTAGAGGTTCGAGAGGCGCTGCACTACCTCGTCGACTACGACGAACTGATGCTCGGCGCCGTCGACCAGCTCGGCTCCAGAAGCTGGGGATACATGCCACAGGGAGTCGTCGACGTCTGGGACTTCCCCTACGAAGAGTGGGAAGCGGAGTACTATCCCGATCAGGACCGCGACCAGGCGGCGGATATGCTCGAGGGCGCGGGCGTCGACCTCGACTCCCTCGACGTCGACATCCTGGCGCTGTCCGGCGAGAACTGGATGGGGATGTCGGTCGTCCTCCAGAACGAGTTCGAACAGATCGGCGTCGACGCCTCCATCCGCGAGGTCGGCACCGGCGAGTGGCTCGACGCGCTCGACGAAGGGACGTTCGACATCTGTACGTACGGGTTCGGCGTCGGTGACGACCCGGACGGCATGTTCTACAACTTCTTCCGCGACCTCGAGAACGACGACGGCGGCATGGACGAGGGAACTCTCGGCAACTCCTCGGCGGGCTACGTCCACGAGGCCTACCGGGGCACCGACACCGAAGACGAACTCCAGCGCCTCGACCAGCACATTCGAGACGGCCGTTCGACGCTCGACCAGGACGAGCGCTACGAACACTACGTCGAAGCGGCAGATATCGTCCACAGCAACTACGTCGGCATTCCGGTGTACGCGGGCGAGAACGTGACCGGCTGGCGGACCGAGCTTCAGGACTACGAACCGACGGAGTTCGGCGATCAGGAGCTGTTCAACCACTGGCAGGAAGCGTGGCTCGACGAGTAA
- a CDS encoding GNAT family N-acetyltransferase, producing MPGALVSRGDRISLRTLETEDVPFVQRGFANPEIRYPMGSLLKNQSELEEWIDDGGTRLVVCLEDDDADPGQPEEETVERIGVVSVSDADWRRPTLAYWLVPEVHGEGLGSEAVSLLVDHVFRTHEHPAVGAGAYEWNDASRGLLESLGFEKEGRVHRDLFVDGEYVDTIQYVLFREAWLE from the coding sequence ATGCCAGGTGCACTCGTCAGTCGCGGCGACCGGATCTCACTCCGCACGCTCGAGACCGAGGACGTCCCCTTCGTCCAGCGCGGATTCGCGAACCCCGAGATCCGGTATCCGATGGGGTCGCTGCTCAAGAACCAGTCGGAACTCGAGGAGTGGATCGACGACGGCGGGACGCGGCTGGTGGTCTGTCTCGAGGACGACGACGCCGATCCCGGCCAGCCGGAAGAGGAGACAGTCGAACGCATCGGCGTCGTTTCCGTCTCCGACGCCGATTGGCGCCGCCCCACCCTCGCGTACTGGCTCGTCCCCGAGGTCCACGGCGAGGGCCTCGGAAGCGAAGCGGTGTCGTTGCTCGTCGACCACGTCTTTCGCACCCACGAGCACCCGGCCGTCGGTGCTGGCGCTTATGAGTGGAACGACGCCTCCCGGGGGTTGCTCGAGTCGCTCGGCTTCGAAAAAGAAGGTCGGGTCCACCGGGATCTGTTCGTCGACGGCGAGTACGTCGATACGATTCAGTACGTGCTCTTTCGGGAGGCGTGGCTCGAGTAA
- a CDS encoding Hsp20/alpha crystallin family protein → MRSFDEMNRMFREMDRTFEQLRRMWWDEFETPALESPSRPALEGEGTPRLVGTRGEAAMSLEREGEGYVFVMDLPGFEREEIDLTFEEGLLSVRARSDRESGDEGRQLLRERRVARQVTIPAEVVEDEISASYRNGVLEVHLPMLEAETAEESRHRIDIE, encoded by the coding sequence ATGAGATCGTTCGACGAGATGAACCGCATGTTCCGAGAGATGGACCGCACCTTCGAGCAGTTGCGCCGCATGTGGTGGGACGAGTTCGAAACCCCCGCGCTCGAGTCGCCGTCCCGACCGGCCCTCGAGGGTGAGGGGACGCCCCGACTGGTCGGCACCCGCGGCGAGGCCGCGATGAGCCTCGAGCGAGAGGGCGAGGGGTACGTCTTCGTGATGGACCTGCCGGGCTTCGAGCGCGAGGAGATCGACCTGACCTTCGAGGAGGGGCTGCTCTCGGTGCGCGCCCGCAGCGACCGTGAGAGCGGCGACGAGGGGCGCCAGCTCCTGCGAGAGCGGCGGGTCGCCCGCCAGGTGACGATCCCCGCGGAGGTCGTCGAAGACGAGATCTCGGCGAGCTACCGCAACGGCGTCCTCGAGGTCCACCTCCCGATGCTCGAGGCCGAGACCGCGGAGGAGTCGCGCCACCGGATCGATATCGAGTAG
- a CDS encoding S9 family peptidase has product MLTVDDVLDLEWPGPPAWSTDSAFLGATIYEDDGNALLVSRPGDDGDPWRVRPNDAHVTEFAWSPTDPVLVCGTDDGAMVLLDPLERTITELARTPDGDGSFAWSDDGDRIAFYRDGCPWIRSLADGIERGFDVPERGPFLGESRMLAPREDGLLAYRFVEREAKCVGVIDTDSGELVWRTRPDTSSHSPVWLADGRLLFERSGEYGTVREFVAADLEGGETTLFREEDGEVGTLSRGSPQVSPDGSNLAAAFPLDGFEHVYVIDLESGERTQLTAGAFEDKGFAGSAPRWLDDETLVFASNRRDPGQRQLYAVTLEGEITPLVEREGTAVDPRPSPDGSRLAYRHASAERSTELRVLDLEGGATPTGDGETAAGTAAADDGVRDRRLTRSGVESWPSPPTEPERISYESSGLTVEGYLLDPRRGEAVPDDATDLPSVVYVHGGPMRQMRDGFHPERSYGLQYAIQQYLAAKGYVGLFVNYRGGIGYGREFRAAIAGVTGRAEMDDIARGADFLRGLEYTSDAVGLWGLSYGGYAALQLPGTHPGTFDVTVNLAGLVDRANYYEWAAETKFPEIASATSVRMGGTPLEAPERWADSSPITHVDRYETPLYNFHGTADRYVNVEQQDLVVDALLDSDVAFEAEYYPDEGHVFSRRATWARTIEKLEGAFETHLR; this is encoded by the coding sequence ATGCTCACAGTCGACGACGTTCTCGACCTCGAGTGGCCCGGCCCGCCAGCGTGGTCGACCGACTCGGCGTTTCTCGGGGCGACGATCTACGAGGACGACGGGAACGCGCTACTGGTTTCTCGTCCCGGCGACGACGGTGATCCCTGGCGGGTCCGTCCGAACGACGCCCACGTTACCGAGTTCGCCTGGTCGCCGACCGATCCCGTCCTCGTCTGTGGAACCGACGACGGCGCGATGGTCCTCCTCGACCCGCTCGAGCGAACCATCACCGAACTCGCCCGAACTCCGGACGGCGACGGTTCGTTCGCGTGGTCGGACGACGGCGACCGCATCGCATTCTACCGCGACGGTTGCCCGTGGATACGCTCGCTCGCAGACGGCATCGAACGCGGCTTCGACGTCCCCGAGCGCGGGCCGTTCCTGGGCGAGTCGCGAATGCTCGCCCCGCGCGAGGACGGCCTGCTCGCCTACCGGTTCGTCGAGCGCGAGGCGAAGTGCGTCGGCGTGATCGACACCGACTCGGGGGAGTTGGTCTGGCGGACCCGACCCGATACGTCCTCGCACTCGCCGGTCTGGCTCGCCGACGGTCGCCTGCTGTTCGAGCGCAGCGGGGAGTACGGCACAGTCAGGGAGTTCGTCGCGGCCGACCTCGAGGGAGGCGAGACGACCCTCTTTCGCGAGGAAGACGGCGAGGTTGGAACGCTCTCGCGGGGCTCGCCGCAGGTGTCACCGGACGGCTCGAACCTGGCCGCGGCGTTTCCGCTCGACGGCTTCGAGCACGTCTACGTTATCGACCTCGAGTCGGGCGAGCGTACCCAGCTCACGGCGGGAGCGTTCGAGGACAAGGGTTTCGCGGGGTCGGCGCCGCGGTGGCTCGACGACGAGACGCTCGTTTTCGCATCCAACCGCCGCGATCCGGGCCAGCGACAGCTCTACGCCGTCACGCTCGAGGGCGAGATCACGCCGCTGGTCGAGCGCGAGGGGACGGCCGTCGATCCGCGCCCGTCCCCCGACGGCAGCCGACTCGCCTACCGCCACGCGAGCGCCGAGCGCTCGACGGAGCTCCGGGTGCTGGACCTCGAGGGAGGCGCGACCCCGACCGGCGACGGCGAGACGGCGGCCGGAACCGCCGCAGCCGACGACGGCGTCCGCGACCGCCGACTCACCCGCTCGGGGGTCGAGTCCTGGCCGTCGCCGCCGACCGAGCCGGAGCGGATCTCCTACGAGAGCAGCGGGTTAACCGTCGAGGGCTACCTCCTCGACCCCCGGAGGGGGGAGGCGGTTCCCGACGACGCGACCGACCTGCCGAGCGTGGTCTACGTCCACGGCGGCCCGATGCGTCAGATGCGCGACGGCTTCCACCCCGAGCGGTCCTACGGACTGCAGTACGCGATCCAGCAGTACCTCGCCGCGAAGGGATACGTCGGACTGTTCGTGAACTACCGCGGCGGCATCGGCTACGGCCGCGAGTTTCGGGCGGCGATCGCCGGCGTCACCGGGCGCGCCGAGATGGACGACATCGCCCGCGGGGCCGACTTCCTCCGGGGCCTCGAGTACACGAGCGACGCCGTCGGCCTCTGGGGGCTCTCCTACGGGGGATACGCGGCACTCCAGCTTCCCGGTACCCATCCGGGAACGTTCGACGTGACCGTCAATCTCGCCGGGCTCGTCGACCGGGCGAACTACTACGAGTGGGCCGCCGAGACGAAGTTCCCCGAGATCGCCTCGGCGACGAGCGTTCGCATGGGTGGCACGCCGCTCGAGGCGCCGGAGCGGTGGGCTGACTCCAGCCCGATCACGCACGTGGATCGCTACGAGACCCCGCTGTACAACTTCCACGGCACCGCCGACCGGTACGTGAACGTCGAACAGCAGGACCTCGTCGTCGACGCCCTGCTCGACTCCGACGTCGCGTTCGAGGCGGAGTACTACCCCGACGAGGGCCACGTCTTCTCCCGGCGGGCGACCTGGGCGCGGACGATCGAAAAGCTCGAGGGCGCCTTCGAGACGCACCTGCGGTAG